The Acidobacteriota bacterium DNA segment TGATCGTCAGGTTCCCGCTCCTCGCTCTCGTCGTGATGGCGGCGCTCCTCCAGCGTCGCGCCTGGCGCGAAGCAGTCGCGCCTCCCGCCGCGCTGACCGCCGTGGCGCTGCTGGCGGTGATCAGTCAGCAACCCAACATGAATCAGGGCGGCAATCCCGATCTCTCGCGCTACGTCTTCTGGCTGGTACCGTTGGCACTGCCGTGGCTGCTGGCCCTCGACCACTCGCCCCGTCGCATCGCACGGTCGTTCGGCACGCTCGTGGCCGTCGCCACTGTCGTGTGGACCACCATCGCCTTTCCGCCGCCACGACCCGAGAGCTATCGCTATCCCACACCGCTCGCGACGTGGTTGTGGGCGCACCATCCGTCATGGACGACGCCACGCGTGGAGGCGTTCGCCGAGCGGACGTCGCATCGCGAGCCGGGAATCGTGCCGACAGCCACGCCGGGATGCGAGAAGGTGCTCCTCTTCGAGGGACTCTGGCCGGCCAACTGCCCGCCATCGTTCCCGTCGCCATCGTCATGCGACGCGCCCGGCGCGTACTGTTACGCAGATGGCATCGCGGGCACCTTCACGGTGCTTGGACCGTGGCCGCACTACGAACCCGTCGTCAGCGATCGCACGTGGCGCAGCGGCGAGCCCGCGCACTGGCTCGCGTCCCGCATCGGACACCTGCCGAGCGGTGAGCAGGAGTCGGCGCCAGCTCACGTACGCGGCGCGTGGGGCGTCGCGTGGACGCAGACATGGTCGTCAGACAAGGCGTTCGTGGTGTACGCGCGCGATGCCGGAGAGGGCGCCCGACTCGCCATGCGGAATCGAACGCCCCTGCTGGGCCTCGTGCAAACACCGGAGGACGGCAGAGTCGTCCGGACGCTGATGCTCGAGGGCACTACCGACTCGCCTGCCATCATCGACCTGCCACGCGGGCCGCACGTCCTGGTCTCGCTCTGGCCGCATCCCTGACGTGAAGGCCAGGTGGGACGGCTACTTGATCGGCGAGTAGTCGATGGCGTCCATGAACACCGAGTCGACCTTCTCCACGATCCTGCCGTTGACTTCCGACGCCGTCTTCGCCTTCACCCAGTCCGGGTCGGCACCGAACGCCGCCCAGTTCTTCCTGGCCTGCTCGCGACTCGCGTGCGCGATCACGTACACGAGCGTGTTGCCGTGCGCCGGTTCGTCCTGCGGCACCCAATAGCCGACGTTGGTCATGCCGTGCTTCTCGAACAGGCGCAGGGTGTGATCGCGGAAACGCGTGTTGAGATCGCCGAGCTTGCCGGGATACGTGTAGTACGTGCGCATCTCGAACACGCGTGGCGCCGCCTGCGCGGCCGCGTCGACACGCGTGAACTGGCCAGCCGCGTACCCGGCGGCGAACATGACGGCAAGCGCGACCACCGAACGGGACGTGCGCATCGAAGACTCCTTCAAGGGACTCAGAACGTGAACCGCGCGGCCAGTTGCACCTGCCGGCGCGCGTACGCCGACAGCGACTGCCCGAACGTGGGCCGATCCACGAAGCTGTCGGGCAGATGGAGGTTTGTGCGATTGAGCAGGTTGAACACCTCGAACCGCAGCTCGAGGTTCCGTGCACCGCCGAGCGCCAGCCGGCGCGACAGGACCGCATCGATGGTCGCGGATCCGGGGCCGATCAGGATGTTGCGCCCCGCGTTGCCGTACGTGTACTGCGGCGCGACGACGAAGGAACGGCCTTCGTAGGTGACCACTGTGGCACCGGCCGGAGGTGTCGTGCCCGTGACCTCGTTCGGCCTGTCGTACGCGAACGTGCCGCCGCCGGTGTTGCCGCTGTTGCTGTTGTCGTAGCTCACGCGCGGCGTGAACGGACGCCCCGACTGCAGCGCGACGACGCCGGCCACCTGCCAGCCGCGGCCGAGCACGCCACTACCCATGTTCGGGAGCAGATACGACCCGCTGAACACGAGACGATGGCGGACGTCGAAGTCCGAGAGCCCCCATTCCGCGGCGATGTTGCGGCTGTCCTGCGGCGTGTTGTCGTTGCCGTCGGTGGCGAGGAACGCCGACTGATCGTCCATCGACTTGGACCACGTGTACGCCCCGCGGAACGTGAAGCGACTGCCCGCGCGACGTACCGCGCCCACCTGCAGCGCGTGATAGTCGGACGAGGCGCCCGATTCGACCATCAGGATGTCGCCGTACGCGGGCATGGGACGTCGCGCGGCGGCGCCGCCAGGACCGGGCACGGCCTGGTTGATGTTGCGCTTGCGCACCAGCGCGCGTCCGAACGATCCCACATACCGCGCATCGAACGTCGTCTTCGCGAGCGCGTGCTCGACGCCGAGGCTGACCTGGTGTGCGTACGCCGTCCGCATCGACTGATCGAGCGAGTTGTACGTGGGCTGCGTGCCGACGGCCTGTCCCGGGAACGGATCGGCGAGCGTGAGCAGGCGCGTCTGCGACGGGAAGTACAGGCCGATGCCGAAGTACGGCGGGTTGAAGTACAACGCCGACGTCTCGATGAGCGTGCCGATGTTGTAGAAGATGCCGTACCCGCCCTGGAGCAGCGTGGTCCCCCGGCCCGTGATGTCGTAGTTGAAGCCCACGCGCGGCGCGATGTTGTTGTGGTCCGACGCGATGCCCGAGCGCGGGATGCCGTCCGTGCCGACCTGCACGATCCGGTTCGTGGCCCGTTCGAAGATCCGCATGCGGTCGTCGGCGTCGACCGGGGGCGCGTTGAATTCGTAGCGCAGGCCGGCGTTGAGCGTGAGGCGCGACGACAGGCGCCAGTCGTCCTGCACGAACGCGTTGAAGGACCACGTGCGCAGCTTCTGCGCGTTGTCGTTGGTGCCGAGCAGCGACAGCGTCGGATAGCCGAGCAGCAGATCGGCGAGCGGTGATCCGCTGATCGCGCCGGCGAACGTGATCTGGCCGCGCGCGAAGAGGTGGTTCAGGCCATCCGACTGGTAGTGCCTGAACTCACCGCCCGTCTTGACGTGATGACTGCCGATCTGCGCCGTGAGCGTGTCGGCCAGGTGAATGGTGCGCGTGCTGCGAAGCACGGGCAGGTTCGGATCGTCGCCGAGCGTCTCGTACCCGCTCACGACGAGCGCGGGATAGCCGAGGTCGACGCCACCGATCGACGGCCCCCTGATACCGAGCGCGGCGAACGCGTCGGTGCCGGCATTGGTCGGCACGCTGTCGCGCTTCAGCGCGTTCACGCCGATGCGCACCTCGTTGACCACGCGGCTCGAGATTGCCTGATTGAATCCGGCGGCGACGTTGTGGCCCTGATCGAGCACCGACGTGCCGAACGCGGGCAGGTTGCGCGCGCGCGCCGGGAACGGCAGGTCGCGGTCCTCGCGACCGAAGGTGTATCGCAGGTGGAACGGCTTGTCCTGCCACGCGTTCACGTCGGTCTTCACCGTGAACTGGATCGCGTTGCGCTCCCCCGCCGGCGACGACACGAAGTTGGCCGACCCGTGATCGGCGGTGTTGGCGCGCGGATACAGGCCGACGGCGGCGAGCCCGGCGGCGCTCATGCGCGACGCGGGAATCACGTTGCCGGGAAACGGCTGCTGCGTGAACGGATCGACGATCGGCCGTCCCAGCGCACTGAAGTCGCCCGCGCGCTCCGCGTCGGTGGGCACGCGGGCGAGCCGCGTGTCGGCTTCGTGCGCCTTGATGGCTTCCACGTTGACGAAGTAGAACGCCGGCATCCGCCCGAACGGACCGCCGACGGTACCGCCGAACTGGTGCTTGCCGAGGGCTGGCTTCCCTGTCCCGTCGGGCACGAACGCCGGACGCGCGTCGAGCGCCTCGTCGCGGAAGTATTCGTAGGCCGACCCACGCAGCGTGCGCGTGCCCGACTTGATGACGACGTTGACCTGCGCGCCGGCGCTGCGCCCGTGCTCGGCATCGTAGGTGCTCTGGTGGACCGACACCTCGCGCACGGCGTCGAGGCTCGGGTTCACCACCAGGCGGTTGAGGAAGAGGTCGTTGTTGTCGACGCCGTCGAGGCGGAAGTCGTTGGCGGCTTCGCGCGATCCGCTATTGTTCAGGCCGACGTTGCCCTGCGTCGAGAGGCGCGACCCCGGCGACGGCGGCGCCACGCCCGGCGCGTGGAAGGTGAACTGGATGACGTCGCGCTCGGACACGGGCACCGTGACGAGCGTCTCGCCGTCGAACACTTCACCCACCGTCCCGCTGCCCGCGCGCAGCGTCGTCAGGTCGGCGCTCACGATCACCTGTTCGGTGATCGACCCGGGCACCATCACGACATTGACGGTGCCGCGCACGCCGGCCTGCACCGCGATGTCGCGCACGATCTCCGTCTTGAACCCTTCACGGCTGGCCTGCAGCGTATACGTGCCCGCGGTGAGCAGCGGGATGACCAGCAGCCCCGACGAGGATGTGGTGCCCTCGCGCATGAGCGCCGTCTGCTGGTCGGTGAGCGTGAGCGTGACGTCCGGCAGCCAGGCGCCCGTCTGATCGCGCACCTCGACGAACAGCGTGGCGGCCATGGTCTGCGCGAGTGCCGTGGCCGGCATCGTCACCAGGATGGACGCCAGCAGGCACAGGATCGCGCGCCACCGGCGAGCGACAGCGAGAGAACGTTCCGACGACATCACGACCATGCGCCTCTGGATCTAGCTTCCGGGTGCCCGCTCGAGGAAGGCCAGGAGATCAGACACCTCCGCGAGCGTCAGCAGGTTGAGCAGGCCTTCGGGCATCGGCGACACTTTCGCCGCCGTGCGAGACGCGATGTCCCTGACAGCGAGGGTGATCGGCGGGGCGCCGATGGGCTGCACGACGACAGCATCAGCGGTCTCCGACACTATCACGCCCGCGACAACCTTCTTGTTCTTCAGCACGAACTCGAACGCCGTCCACTGGTCGGAGATGACCTTCGACGGTTCCAGGATCGCGTCGAGCAGGTCGCTGCGACCGAAGCGCTGCGCCACGTACGTGAGATCGGGTCCGTATTCCTCGCCCATGTCGCCGTGCTTGTGGCACGTCGCACACAGCGCCTTCTCGAACGTCCGCTGCCCGCGCGTCGCGTCGCCCGTGTAGGCCATCGGATCGAGCATGAGGTATTCGCGCATCTCCTGGATCGAGAGGCGGTTGGCGTTGTCGCCGAGTTGCTGCGGACGACCGGAACTGGTCAGTTGCACCGGCGGCGTGTACACGTCCATCTCTTCCTCTGCCGTCTTGCGCTCGTCTGCGGGCAGCACCGTGAGGAACTCGTTCCACATGTCGCGCATGTAGCCGGGGAAGCTCGCGCCACCGCGCCACCGCTGGTCCTGCGCCGTGAGGAACCACTTCACCACCGCCGCGCGCTGCGGCTGTTCCCAGCCGCCCTTCATCGCGCGCAGGCAGTACATGAAGAACAACTGGTCCTCGCGATGGACGCCGGGGGCCGTCATCGCGGTGACGATCTTCGGCACCGCGCCAGGCGTCTCGAAGAACGCGAGCGTCCGCGCGATCTCGCGATCCACCTGCGGCGTGCCGGTCGGGAACGTCTCGAGCAGCGCACTGCCGATGGCGGTGTAGCGCGCCGTGTGCTTCACGCCGCCCGCATGGATGATCGACAAGTGCATCGCGCGCAGCAGGCCGATGAGGTCGGCGCCCTTCGGCCCGGCCTTGATGAGCGCGAGCTGGCGATCGAGCATCGGCGGGATGTCCGTCGACACGCCGGCCGTCTGCGCGAGCACCACCTGCGCGTCGATGGCCGCGGGCATCGGCAACGCCATCGCGGCGTCGCGCCAGCCATTGCGGTCCACGCGGCGCAGGAGCTGCCGAGCCGCGTAGCGGACGTGACGATCGGGGCTTGCGAGCAGGGGCAACACGTCGGCGACGGGATCGAACGGCGGCGCGATCGCGGGATGCAGGCCCGACCGCACGAGCGCTTCGATCGCGCGGCGCTGCACGAGCTGGTCGCTGTCGCGCAGCAGAGACACCAGTGCCGCGCGTGATTCAGCGGTGTGCTGGAGACCGAGATGGAGCGCGGCGGTGGCGCGCACGTCCTCGGCACCGTCGCGCGTCAGCGAGACGAGCTTGTCGACGGGCAGCGGATCGCCGTGGACCTGAAGGAGTTCGATCGCCCTGGCCCGACGCTCGGCAGGCTCGTAGTCGGACACCATGGCCCGCAGGCGGGAACCCCACTCCGGGCCCGCGTCCTTGCGCGCCTGCTCGATGGCCGCGCGTCCGAACGCCGACCGCGGCTGCGGCTGCGCAAGGGCGCGCACGATGGGATCGGCGTGCGGTGCCGGCCGCGCCGCCGCGGCCTCCGCATGCCACACGCGATACAACCCGCCCCGCGTCCGTCGTCCGCCGAGCGCGAAGATCACCGAGCCGTCGGGGCCGACTTCGAGATCGGTGACGTTGAGCGGCGTCCCCATCACGAACTCGCTGATGGTCTCGGTGTAGCTCGCACCGGCGCGCTGCTGTCGTCCGGCGAGGATGCGGCCGCGCGACCAGTCAGCGATCAGTAACGCGTCGCGGTACTCGGCCGGGAACGCCTCCCCCTGGTAGAACGTGATGCCCACCGGAGAGCCGCGTCCGAGCTCGGAGAGCGACGGCAGCGTGTCGGGGTACACGGTGGGGAACGGTCCGGAACCATAGCGGAAGCCGTAGTCGCCGCCGGGAAGCAGGTGCAGCGTGCGCACGGGGCGATACCACGGGAGGTTGATGTCCCACTCCATGTCGGAGTCGAACGTGAAGAGCTCTCCCGCGAGATTGAACGCGGTGTCGTACGAATTGCGGAACCCGCCGGCGACGATCTCGATGGCGGGCGACTTCGCGGATCCCGTCGACGCCACGATCTCCGAGAGCTTCATCCGCGAGATGAACCCCGCCGGCGCGCGCACCTGGTTGCCGTGGCCGCGCGCGTCGCCCATCACCGGCAGCAACTGCTCCTCGCCGAAGTTCTGGTACGGCGAGAGCGGCGCGAACGACGTCTCGGTGCCGCCGAAGTTGCCGATCATCCAGTACACGTCGCCCTCGGGGCCGAAGACGAGCGCGTGCGCGCCGTGCTCGCCGATCGCATACGTGCTGCGCGCGACGAGGATCGGTGCCTCGCCCACGCCGTCGCCGTTGCGATCGGGTACGCGATAGAGCGACGCGATGGTCGGCTTCTCCGGGCCGTCGCAAGTAGCGAGCAGATCGGAGCCCGCAAACAGCAGGCCCTGGCAGTTGGTGATCGCGCCGGTGATCACCTGCTCGGTGTCGTACACGCCGTCGCCATTCGTGTCGCGCAGGCGCACGATGGGTCCGTACTCCTTGGCGACGACCAGCTCCCCTTTCGCGTCGAACGTGACGTTGACGATGGAACTCGCCTTGTCGGCCGGGTAGACCTCGCGGACCGAGAAGCCGGGCGGGACGATGAGTTTCGTGCCCGCAGGGGCGACACCCGGTGCGGCGCCCTGGGGCTGTCGCGACGCATCGAGCGTCAGGCGCGTCCCGACGGCGCACGCGAGGAGGACGACCATCGCGCCAACGGCGCGTTGCGAGAAGCGAAGTCTGGGCATGTCAGTCGAAGGCAAAGGGCTGCGCCCGCAGGGGTTGCGTTGTGGCCGACACGCTACCACAAGGCCGGGACGGTGGGCGATGAAGCGGTCCAGGGAGTTGGAGGGGATCGAACCGGCAACCGGCGTCAAGGCTCGCCTCAGTTTCCCGATGGGGCAGGAACTTCTTTTCTCGGATGGAGGCCGGGGCTTCCTCTTGCAGATGGAGGCGGGGGCTTCTTCTCTCAGATGGAGGCCAGGGGCTTCAGCCCCTGGCACGTTCGCGCCACACTACTTCTGCGTAGAATGGGGCGCCTCGGTGGACGCATGACGCGCTGCCGGTACCTGACGACGAGTGGTGAACTGTTCGTGACGGCATGTCTGACTCATTTCGACTGCGCCAACTGACCAAGCGCGCGATCAGGACGTGGTACTGGCTCTGGACGCGTCGGCTCGAGGTCGGCGCCGTCGACATCGCGCGCTCGGACTACAAGCGGACGTGGCAGCACCTGTCCGAGCGCGAGACGGACGCCGTGATGTACGTGGCGTCGACGACCGATCGCGACGAGCTCCAGCGTGCGGCCACGTACACACGGGCGCTCCTCGAACGCCACGTCGGGCTCCGACAGAACGATGTCGTGCTGGAGATCGGCTGCGGCGTCGGCCGCGTGGGCGCAGAGATCGCGCCGAGCGTCAGGGAGTGGATCGGCACCGACATCGCGCCCAACATGCTCGCGCACGCCGCGCGCCGCCTGGCGCACCTCGGAAACGTCAGGTTCGTCGAGCTGCACGACGTGGGCCTGTCCGAGATACCCGACAACTCGATCGACGTCGTGTACTGCACCGTCGTCTTCATGCACCTCTACGAGTGGGACCGGTACAAATACGTCGCCGAAGCCTTCCGCGTCCTCAAGCCGGGTGGCCGCCTGTATTGCGACAACATCGACATCGCGTCGAGCCGGGGCTGGACGCTCTTTGCCGACGCGGCGTCGTATCCGCCGAAGGAGCGGCCGTGCTTCCTGCCGATGCTGTCGAGCGCCGACGAGTTCCGCACGTTCGCGACGCATGCCGGCTTCACCGACTTCGATGTCACCCGCTTCGACGACGCGTGGGTCGCGCTCGTCGGCCGGAAGGGGTGATCCGACGAATAATGTTCCGCGATGCCGCGAATGTCGCGACTGTCGTGGGGCGCCATCGTCGCGATCGGCGTCGTCTGGTGGTTCGTCGTCGCGTACTCGCATGCGGCCGGATACTTCCTGCTGGCCGACGACCACGCACTCGTCGCGGACGCAGCGGCGCACTCGTTCCGCGGGATCTTCACCACGGGGCTGTTCGGCGTGTACCGGCCGCTCGGCTTCACGGTGGCCAGGGTGCTCGGCCCGCTGCATCCCGGACACGCGGGCTGGATGGCCGTCGTGCTCGCGCTGCACGCCGTCAATGCCGGGCTCCTGTTCGTCGCGGCGCGATCGCTCGGGCTGACGCGCGGAGTGGCGGCGGCGCTCGCCACGCTGTTCCTCTGGTCGCCATGGGCGAGCGAGGCGTATCTCTGGTTCAGCGCGATCTTCGACGTCGGTGCGACGTTCGGCGTGCTCCTGGCCCTCGTGCTGGTCACAGCGGGCCGGGCAAGCCCGGCCCCGGAGAACGGAACTCCGGCGACAGACCCCACGCGGCGGAGGCGCGCGGCAGAGGCGGGGTGGGAAACCCTGTTGGCCTTCGGCATCGTCGTCGGCTGCGTGACAGCGGGCCTGTTCAAGGAGAACGGGTACCTGGCGGGGCCACTCGTGCTCGCCCTCGCGCTGGCGAGCAGCGCACCGCATGTTCGCCGGCGCGCGCTCATCGGAGCCGGAGCGAGCCTCGTCTGCGCGGTGCTGCTCTACACGTACAGGACACGCGTGCTCGCCGGCGTCGACACGCCATACACCGTCGCCGGATTCGGGGGACGTCTGCTGTCGCTCGACGCCATCGCCGCGGTCGCGTCCAACCTGCGCGCGCTGTTGCTGTGGCCCGTACCGGGCGTGTGGGGCGACACGACGCGGTACCTCGCGGCACTGCTGATCTGGCCGATCGGTGCCAGCGCCGCGGCGGCGCTCGCCGTGCGCGCACTCGTTCGGCCTGGTCGCGCGTGGTTCATCGCGGCGGCGATTCCCATCGCCATCGCGGCAACGGCGGGATTCCAGTTCGACGTGATGGCCATCGTGCCGCGACGCTACCTGTACATGGTCGGTGTCCCCTTCTGTCTGCTCATTGGTTACGGCCTCGGGATGTGGCGGTCGCACTGTCGTTGGCCGGCAGCCGTCCCCACGGTGATTGGGGCGCTGGTACTCGTGGCCGCACTCGCAGGCACCACACAGGCGCGCATCTGGGGACTTGCCGCGGCAACCGCGCGCTGCGCCATGGAGGACTTCGGACGACAGGTGCCGGCACCCGAGGCCGTCTACGTGGAGAACATGCCGTTCGCCATCGAAGAAGGGCCCATCGTGCTGCTCGAATATGACTTCTCGTACACGTACGCGAAGAGCGGCGCGGCACGCGATGCCGTGTTCCGGCGTGCCGTGCTCACGCTCGCGAACGACGGGACACTGGCAGTGCAGGGACACTTCGAGCCACCCGTGATGACGGGCCTACGTCGAACCGTCACGCTCGACTCCTGCCTGGGACGGGCCCGGTGACAGCGCGACGATGGGGTCCCTTCGCGGCGCTGATCATCCTCGCTGTCGTATCGGCCACGTGGGCGTATCACTGGCTCGCGCACGCGGAAACGGGGCGGCTCGATACACTGACAGGCGTACGGTCCGGCGAGGCGCCGCTGCCAGTCGACGGCAGTCTCGTCGCGCAATCATTCGTCGTGCCACCGGGAGGCGCAGGCGACGCGTGCGTCCACGTCGTGAATCACGCCAGCGGTGTCAGGCGTGTCGTGATTCAGCTACTGGCCGACCGCGACGGCGCGCCGGAAGCCGGCATGGGTCGTACGCTCGTCGAGGTGCCGCCCGGCACACGGCGCTGCGCGAGCATCCGCGTCGCGACCGCTGCCGAACCCGGACGCACGCTCTGGGTCGGTCTGCGCGCGGTATCCGCCGACGCATCGTCTGACGTCGCCTTCCTCATGAGCCGCGAGCGACGCTCGCGAACGGGACGTTTCCTTCGTGGTGGCCGCGAATGGTGGGGTGCACTCGGCCTGACGGTGACAGCACCTCGATCGACACGATGGGATGTCGCGTGGCCGAAGGCGCTGCCGCGCCCGCACACACGCGCAGGCGTTGGTGCCGTGGTGGGCCTGGCAACACTGATCGCGTTGCTGCCCCTGCTCGCTGTGGCTCTCACGTCGCAGTCGTCCCGCACGACGTGGATCCTCGCGCTCGGTCCACCGGTCCTGTTGTTCGCCCTGCAGGCCGCATCGTCGTGGACACCATCAGACGCGACACCGACGTGGCGTGGTGAGGGACGCGCGCTCATCGACGACCTGTGGCAGGCGCGCATCGACACGTCGTGGGACACGCTGTCAGGGCCGATCGATGTCGTGACCGGCAACATCGGACCGGCGCGGGATCGCGCGTTGTTCGCGCTGCCCGAGTCGTCCGTCGCGTGGGAGATCGACGTGACGGAACCCACGAGTCTCGACACGGCTGTCGCGTTACGGCGGGAAGCGTGGACGCGCGCGGGCGATGGCGTGACGTTCGCGATCTCGGTGGAGACAGAAGCGGCCGCGCCCGGAGGGCGGGGGACGGCCGGGCTCGGAGAGCCGGCCCTACCAACGAAAGATGTGTTGTGGGAGGGGCACGTCGATCCGTATGCAAACCCGGACGACAGGCAATGGCGCGACGTGACGGTGCGCCTCGACCGCTACGTCGGCCGGACCGTCACGCTGCGACTCTCCACCAGCGCCGGCCCGTCAGGCAATGCCGTGATGGACGCCGCGATGTGGCGGGAGCCGGTACTCCGGAAGAGCGTGGTTCGCTGACACAGAAATGCCGCGATGCCGGGAATGCCGGGAATGCTGCAATGACGAATGACGAATGACGAATGTCAAGGACAAAGCAGAAAGCCTGGAACATCCAGGACTCGACATTCCGACATTCGGCATCGGCATTTCACTGGCGTGAGTACGGTAGCGTCCAGACCCACCAGACTGCTGTCACGTCGCTGGCTCCTGGGAGAGAGCGCGCACGAGCGGCGCGCGATACTCCGGATCCTTCTCGTTCAGATGCATCCGTCGATTCGCGAGATCGAAGTCCAGATAGGCCTCTGCGTATCTGGACTCGTCCTCTGGCTCGAAGAAGATCTTGATCTTCGTGATGCCGTCACTGAGCGCTGTGGGATCGCCTTGCAGCGCGATCGCTGCGCACCTGATCGAATGCCGCATCGCCGCTGGTGCGAGCCTCGTTCCGTAGATGGCGTCGAGCGCCGTGACGAACGCGTCGCTATCGGGTCCTGTGGACTCCAGAGTGATGACGCC contains these protein-coding regions:
- a CDS encoding class I SAM-dependent methyltransferase; translation: MSDSFRLRQLTKRAIRTWYWLWTRRLEVGAVDIARSDYKRTWQHLSERETDAVMYVASTTDRDELQRAATYTRALLERHVGLRQNDVVLEIGCGVGRVGAEIAPSVREWIGTDIAPNMLAHAARRLAHLGNVRFVELHDVGLSEIPDNSIDVVYCTVVFMHLYEWDRYKYVAEAFRVLKPGGRLYCDNIDIASSRGWTLFADAASYPPKERPCFLPMLSSADEFRTFATHAGFTDFDVTRFDDAWVALVGRKG
- a CDS encoding TonB-dependent receptor, with translation MSSERSLAVARRWRAILCLLASILVTMPATALAQTMAATLFVEVRDQTGAWLPDVTLTLTDQQTALMREGTTSSSGLLVIPLLTAGTYTLQASREGFKTEIVRDIAVQAGVRGTVNVVMVPGSITEQVIVSADLTTLRAGSGTVGEVFDGETLVTVPVSERDVIQFTFHAPGVAPPSPGSRLSTQGNVGLNNSGSREAANDFRLDGVDNNDLFLNRLVVNPSLDAVREVSVHQSTYDAEHGRSAGAQVNVVIKSGTRTLRGSAYEYFRDEALDARPAFVPDGTGKPALGKHQFGGTVGGPFGRMPAFYFVNVEAIKAHEADTRLARVPTDAERAGDFSALGRPIVDPFTQQPFPGNVIPASRMSAAGLAAVGLYPRANTADHGSANFVSSPAGERNAIQFTVKTDVNAWQDKPFHLRYTFGREDRDLPFPARARNLPAFGTSVLDQGHNVAAGFNQAISSRVVNEVRIGVNALKRDSVPTNAGTDAFAALGIRGPSIGGVDLGYPALVVSGYETLGDDPNLPVLRSTRTIHLADTLTAQIGSHHVKTGGEFRHYQSDGLNHLFARGQITFAGAISGSPLADLLLGYPTLSLLGTNDNAQKLRTWSFNAFVQDDWRLSSRLTLNAGLRYEFNAPPVDADDRMRIFERATNRIVQVGTDGIPRSGIASDHNNIAPRVGFNYDITGRGTTLLQGGYGIFYNIGTLIETSALYFNPPYFGIGLYFPSQTRLLTLADPFPGQAVGTQPTYNSLDQSMRTAYAHQVSLGVEHALAKTTFDARYVGSFGRALVRKRNINQAVPGPGGAAARRPMPAYGDILMVESGASSDYHALQVGAVRRAGSRFTFRGAYTWSKSMDDQSAFLATDGNDNTPQDSRNIAAEWGLSDFDVRHRLVFSGSYLLPNMGSGVLGRGWQVAGVVALQSGRPFTPRVSYDNSNSGNTGGGTFAYDRPNEVTGTTPPAGATVVTYEGRSFVVAPQYTYGNAGRNILIGPGSATIDAVLSRRLALGGARNLELRFEVFNLLNRTNLHLPDSFVDRPTFGQSLSAYARRQVQLAARFTF
- a CDS encoding HEAT repeat domain-containing protein — its product is MPRLRFSQRAVGAMVVLLACAVGTRLTLDASRQPQGAAPGVAPAGTKLIVPPGFSVREVYPADKASSIVNVTFDAKGELVVAKEYGPIVRLRDTNGDGVYDTEQVITGAITNCQGLLFAGSDLLATCDGPEKPTIASLYRVPDRNGDGVGEAPILVARSTYAIGEHGAHALVFGPEGDVYWMIGNFGGTETSFAPLSPYQNFGEEQLLPVMGDARGHGNQVRAPAGFISRMKLSEIVASTGSAKSPAIEIVAGGFRNSYDTAFNLAGELFTFDSDMEWDINLPWYRPVRTLHLLPGGDYGFRYGSGPFPTVYPDTLPSLSELGRGSPVGITFYQGEAFPAEYRDALLIADWSRGRILAGRQQRAGASYTETISEFVMGTPLNVTDLEVGPDGSVIFALGGRRTRGGLYRVWHAEAAAARPAPHADPIVRALAQPQPRSAFGRAAIEQARKDAGPEWGSRLRAMVSDYEPAERRARAIELLQVHGDPLPVDKLVSLTRDGAEDVRATAALHLGLQHTAESRAALVSLLRDSDQLVQRRAIEALVRSGLHPAIAPPFDPVADVLPLLASPDRHVRYAARQLLRRVDRNGWRDAAMALPMPAAIDAQVVLAQTAGVSTDIPPMLDRQLALIKAGPKGADLIGLLRAMHLSIIHAGGVKHTARYTAIGSALLETFPTGTPQVDREIARTLAFFETPGAVPKIVTAMTAPGVHREDQLFFMYCLRAMKGGWEQPQRAAVVKWFLTAQDQRWRGGASFPGYMRDMWNEFLTVLPADERKTAEEEMDVYTPPVQLTSSGRPQQLGDNANRLSIQEMREYLMLDPMAYTGDATRGQRTFEKALCATCHKHGDMGEEYGPDLTYVAQRFGRSDLLDAILEPSKVISDQWTAFEFVLKNKKVVAGVIVSETADAVVVQPIGAPPITLAVRDIASRTAAKVSPMPEGLLNLLTLAEVSDLLAFLERAPGS
- a CDS encoding NIPSNAP family protein; this encodes MRTSRSVVALAVMFAAGYAAGQFTRVDAAAQAAPRVFEMRTYYTYPGKLGDLNTRFRDHTLRLFEKHGMTNVGYWVPQDEPAHGNTLVYVIAHASREQARKNWAAFGADPDWVKAKTASEVNGRIVEKVDSVFMDAIDYSPIK